Within the Arachis duranensis cultivar V14167 chromosome 10, aradu.V14167.gnm2.J7QH, whole genome shotgun sequence genome, the region gtgtcaAATTGTGTTCCTACCATTgttgaaaaatattgaaaaattttagaaaccTCAGATTTTTTATGCATGAGATAGATCCAACATAATCGTGTGTGGTCATCGATAAAAGTTAcaaactattttttttcaaattgagttgttatttttGATGGACCCCATACACCACTATGAATCAAGTGGAAAGGTTTAGATGCATGATAAGGTTGAGAGTAATAAGGAGCTCTATGGATCTTTGAACGAATACAACTTTTACATTTAAGTAAGGaagaatcaatatttttaaacaaactTTGAAACAAATGTTTGAGATATGAAAAACTAGGGTGTCCTAGTCTATTGTGCCAGAGAATAATTTGGTCCTTTATAAGCATAGAACTTATACCACTAAATCCTTGAGCTATTTTATCCTCCGAAATATCCTCAAAGTGATAAAGCCCATCCATCATTTTAGCACTGCCAATCATCTTCCCTGAAATCCGGTCCTGAAAAATACCATGAGTGTCAAAGAATATCACAGCACAATTGGAATCCTTGCAGATTTTACTAATAGAGAGAAGATTACAAGAAAACTTTGGTACATGTAGGACATTTCTTAGGTCAATGTTTTTGGACAGTTTAATTGTACCTTTTTCAGCAATAGATGAAAAACTACCATCAGCAActctaattttttcattttcaaagtAAGGAGAATAAGTTTTAAATAAAGGGGAGAGGTTGGTCATATGGTCAAATGCACCTGAATCGACAATCCATAGTGCATTCAAGTTTGAGGTGCAGTTAAGGGACATAGAAGATTACTTGTTTCAGCTAAAGAACCACTAGGAGTACTAGACACAGAACTGGAATTTAATAGCCTTATGAGCTGCTCAACCTGTTCCTTATTCAATAATGATTTTTCAGCCTCATGAGTGGTTGGGGTAGAGCGTATTTTGGGACTAGGTTTGCTGCCTTTAAGATGTGCTGGTTTTCCATGAATCTTCTAGCAAGTTTCCCGGGTGTGACGAGGTTTATTGCAGTGGTCACACCAAAGATTGGAGGGGTGCTTCTGATTTGATGAACTTTTAAGTGCAGCAGGTGCCACTAAAAGTGCATTAGACTCTAAAGAGATCTGTTCAGTCTTGCCTTTTTCCATCATCACAGCTCTACGAGTTTTCTCTCTTCTAACTTCAGCAAATACTTCTCCAATTGAGGGTAGGATTGCTCTTCCAATAATTCTGCCACGAACTTCATCTAGCTCCACGTTGAGACCTGCAAGAAACTGGAATATCCTCCCTTCTTCCACTGTTTGTTGGTGGTGTTTGGCATCAACGGCTGAATTCCACTTGTAGTTATTGAAGTGGTCAAGATCCTGCCACACCCGCTTCAATGTGTAGAAATATTTGGTGACATTGTCACTCCCTTGTTGAATTTCTCTAGCTTTTAGAGTAAGTTCATAAATCTGGGATTTATTTCCAAGATCAGAGTACATCTCCTTGACACTATCCCACAATTCTTTGGCTGTGGTATAGTACATGTAATTACTGCTGATATCCTCCTCCATTGAGTTCACCAGCCATGTCATCACCATAGAATTTTCGGTATCCCACACATGATATTGTGAGTCAGTGATGTTAGGCTGGCTTCGCTCACCGGTGAGATATCCAATCTTCCCTCTTCCACGGATATACATCTGAACTGATTGAGACCATCTAAGGTAGTTTGACCCATTGAGTCGAAATGTGGTGATCTGAACTGAATGGGAGTCACCACTAACTAGTACCCGTtgctcaaattttaaatatgatgGAGTAGAAGTGGTGTTCTCCTTCTGTTCAGGATTAATGACTGAGGAACTGTCAGCCATAGCTATAAATCAGAGGCACAGTGCAGAGAtcctgctctgataccaaattaaAGTGTTTGAATGTATTGTATTATCAAATGTACAGGGAATCAACCTCTTTATAGAGGAATTACAGAAATAGAAATAACTAGAAAAtaggaaataaggaaaaaatacTAACCTAGAATAAAGGAAAGATTTCTAATTATAAAATCCCTAAAATTAAgctaaacccaaaaaaaaaaatttataattaattctatttaCATAAAAGATTCATAAAAGGAATTAGGAATCTGATTTTGATTTCATTTAGTCAACAATCTATAATTGTGTTcattaaaattttgtgtttaaaCTTTACTATTGTATCCATATCTCTGGTGCACACGGACATGAACATTGACACTTTCCTTGAGAGTGAGGAAATTTAAGATCATGTATAAATATGTGGATTTGGAAAGTTAGCAACTCTTGTTTTTCCACTTCAAATTGTTTTTGGttctaaataaaatataaccaAATTTTAGACTTTAATCGTAACTGCTACATTGCAGCGAATTCagattagaattttttatttttggttcttTGTAGTGATATTTTGTGACATTTAGCACATCTAATTATAAATAAGTGTGCTTGTGTGGCTGAATGAAATACAATTGTCACCAAgtcaaaaaccaaaataaatttgccaaaatcaaattttactcATGATTTGCATTTACATGGTAAATCCCACGTGAAAACCTATCAAAATTTTTACAGGCTAAGCTTTACAATTGCAGGAGAAATTAAATTCAGTGGCGAGTGGTGAATGTTAAATGCTAagttaacaaaagaaaaagaaaaaatggcctattttttttttttgtcaacatACTGAAAGTGCTTCCCTAAATCCAATTCTAAAACTAGTGCTACCTTTTACACCAGTCTTTCCTAAATCTGTATCTCCTCTCTGCATCATTGCAACAAATTCATTGTAGTCTATTCTGCCATCCTGAAAGAGCACAACATGAACACAACAAAATTGTAAGAGATGAAAGAATTCGAGTTTCAGTATTGCATAAGCATACATTAAGTTTGGCATCTAACTTGAAGTATGAAAGCCACATATGACCTAACACATTTCATGCGAATTCAAAATCAGGACAACAGAGGAAACAAGGTTTGGGATGTTGTTTTAAGGAGTACCTATAGTCCAAATCATCACTTAAAACAATGATAAAATATTCAATTCTAGGTTCAAGATGGATGGatataagaaaagataagattttgttaAGAAGTTCCCATAACTAGAATGATATATCTATTTATTCTAATGTCCACCGGTAGTTTATTTCGATTGGAAAAAAGTTCAGTGAAGTTCACTACCATGCATTGTTATCTATTTGCTTAATGCAAGAAAATGGATGAGGATTTATGAGATGCAAAGCTTGAGTTTATGAGTAGAATGTACTGACGTTATTCTGATCAGCTTCTCGGATGATTTCATCCAAGCTGACATCCTCCATGCCAAATTCTTCACAAGCTTGTTGAAGCTCATCTTGAGTGATGTAGCCACTTCCATCTTTATCAAAGTATGAGAAAGCTGTGACCAAATGTTCTTCTCTTTTGACTTTGTTTAAATGCATTGTTGCAGCTATGAATTCCCCATACTCAATTGTGCCACTGTTATCAACATCTGCCTGCAATCCAGAAacaaaattcagaaaaatgGTTAAATAATACAATACTAAAAACTAAACTCACTTAGAATGTTATCAATCCAAATATTCTGATAGGATAAGATGTTTGACCAACAAAGAAATTGATGAACTGTGAAGTAGTACTTACAGCTTGCATTAGATCGTAAATTTCTGATTCGCTGAGATTAGCACCAAACGTTCTCAGCCCAACCTTGAATTCTTCAAAAGTTATTTGACCACTGTTGTCCGTGTCTATCATCTTGAATATTTCTTTCAATCCTGAAATTTCTTCTTCAGAGAGATTCTCTGCAATAATCTACAGAGAATAACATGGAAAATGTTATACATGAGCACAATTTGACACTTCCATTTGTATTTTAAGGTACTGACAATTGAAATGTTCAACTGTgcaaataaaattcaatatttaaCAGTATTAACGGTTATTAATTTATCATTCTCACGGTCATAGGACAGAATTGTAAAAGAGGAAAAATGTAATTACTCTGAGAgccattttcttgagcttgttCATTGCAGAAAACTGCTTCAGGCGACTCAAAACCGTAGAATCTAAAGGCTTGTCTGGAGCAACTCCATTTTCTTGAATCCAAGGGTGACCTGCACAAAATCGGAACATTCTTTATCATTCATAAGATGGTAGGAAAACCTCAATCAGTTAGTTCTCTTCTCACAAGTCAAGAGTGTGACAATACAAATATCTCTTCCAAAATCTTTGCATATATGAAAATCACATGTTAAATGTGGTACCTATGCGGGTCAAATGTTTTAGTGCCTAATTAGTAATAGCAGTTCCTGTTTCACTTGTAGTTGTCTCTCAATGGGATAAGAGGAAACTTACAAAGAACTTCATGAGCTGTAATCCGTTTTCTTGGATCTCTAACAAGCATGCCCCTCACCAAGTCTTTCGCACTTTCAGAGATACTCGACCAAGGATCAGAAGAGAAATCAAGATCACCATTCAAAACCTCGTGAAATATCTCTTGCTCTGATTCTGTTATGAAGGAATGAAGTGAAACCAAGTAAATACAAAATGAAGTAAATTGATAGGATCGTCAAGTACAAAGTATCTTAAGAACTCTTACCGCCCCAAAATGGAGGGAATCCACATAAGAGAATGTATAGCATCACACCAGCACTCCAAACATCTGCTTCTGGGCCATAATGCTTGCACAGAACTTCGGGTGCAATATAGTAAGGACTTCCTACCACATCGGTGAATTTGTCTCCTGTTAACAAAGTGTGTTAGTGATAATTGCAAATAACAAAAACGAGTAAAACAATGCAGAAGATTTTAGCAATGGCAAACACAGAACACAAACTAATTATATTTAGCATGCAATGCATCTAGATTCTAGATTAAGAAGAATTTCATTCTTCAGGAATGCTATGCCTGTTTCATGAATCACATATTATTACAACAAATATGATTCACATCATTAGTTAATAAGACACAAAATTATGAGCAATGCTACCAACAAAActtatcattttttttgtcaacACTTGGCAAACTCTAAACactaaaaactaaatctaaactctaaattctaatagtataaaaataaggTGTCGTTGGCCAAAGTGTTGGCtaataatattgataaaaagTGTTGGCCCTCTAATATTTCTCTAAAATGATTCCTGCACAAGGGAGTAAACTATAGCTATGTAATTCCTTGCAGCAAACACGAGCTAAATCATCAATAGTATGTGCAAACAGGCATTAGCCTAATCCAGAAAGACCTATTAATCTGTTATTCAGTCAGTGTGGCTTAACAATTTCACTTACAAAGGAAATTGTATTAGAACGGGAAAGCAAAATAACTAGAGATAATAAAAGCTATAAGGTTGTGTTTGGAATAGTTACCAAACACAGGCTAATAGAAGTagaacaatggggaagagaacGGACACATTTGGAAATACCTGGTTTGAAAAAAGCAGACATTCCAAAATCTATTGCCTTGAGGATGGAATCTTCATGGACATCAAGAAAAAGGAAATTCTCTGGCTTAAGATCACGATGCATAACTCCAAGGGAGTGGCAAGCCTCCACAACACTGACAATAGTCCTGACAAGCTTTGCCGCCTTCTTTTCCGTGTAATGGCCCCTTTCCACAATCCTATCAAAGAGCTCACCCCCTGCACACAACTCCATGACAACATGAACCGCAATGGCATCCTCGTAAGCCCCTTTGATGGAGACCACATTGGGGCTTCCCGCCAAGTGATGCATTATCTGAATCTCCCTCCTCACATCATCCACATCATCATCTGTAAGCAACTTCACTTTTGCAATGGACTTGCATGCATACTTGATTCCAGTAGCCTTCTCTACACAAAGAAAAGTTGTTCCATATTGTCCATGCCCAAGCTCAGCTCCCAAATGAAAGTACTCTTTAATGTGGCCGGTTTGTCTCGGCAGAACCGAGTCTGCTCGAAGCCCTGCACTTGCAGACCTCTTAGTACTTTGAAGTTTTGCTTTTGGTGTCTCTTCTGGTCTAACTACTACTTGCCTAGATTGCTGCTTATCCTCCTCTTGTTTGTAATAGTGTTGATGATGAGCATCAATCGTGATGGGCTGTGGAGCATTTTGTTGAACAGGTTGTGTGCATGAAGGAGGTTCTAGGATTGCGGTTGTTGGATTAGACCACCAGAATGGGGTGGAAGCAACATAGGAGAAGGAGAATAGTCCTTCCTTGGAGTCTCTGGATCCAACACAATTGTTTCCCATTTCTGATAAGCATGTAAGAGAGCTAATTCTCTTTCAAGTATTGTGCAGTACAATGCTGAGAACAAGGAAAGAAGCAAGGTTTTTGaagtggagagagagagaggaaggtTTCATTGGGCGACAGAGTCCAATGGAGCAAAATTGTGTGTGGAAGAGTCTCcatgaatatttattattattattattattagtaatatGTGTGTGAATATGGAAAAGGTCGTGTTTAACTGTTTATGAAATGAAATTggcaagaaagaagagaagaagagaagaagagggagAGAGTGCGAGTTACCGGTATTTTCTGTTAAGGAATGCTTCAAAACGCGTGCACTTGATCCAACGGCATTCAAGAAGTTCAGGGAGCTGACGTGGACGCTGGAGATTTCATTAAAATAGTCGCACTGGTCATGCGTAATTTGTGACTTTTGTGAAGGAGGCTTGCTGTATCCCGCCAAGCCGCCGTCCCTCGCCTGTTACTCTTTATTTTCATTACTctcttattttatagaaattatttttaatatatagagATAGTATATTGGATGAATATTGACATTGGAAGTTTATTATAATATTGTAGAAATTATTCAACACATCTCACGTGTTACAATACATCTTCTATGTATTGGCTAGAATATTATCACCtgtttaatatgtatttatgtatTGACTTTTCACCTACAAAATCTACAATCTTATAATTAcactaaataattttatttttaataaaaacaccaatattttttttatataaaaaaattagccctTATTTTATGCTATTTACTTATTCAAAAATAATGTGTATATCAAAATTTAGTTACTAAAGTAATTATTATGCATATACCTACATGtgttattttatataactaaTTTGAGAGTTTTAgcttgattattttttattgtattgtcATTTGTTATGgacataaattaatataatttatatttatatttttaaaaatttatttgttaaagataatttaatgtTTGTATTGGTTAAATTAGAACACACATACTAAAAATTACAGGACGAGAATTTCTCATTTAGGAGTAGGTAAGACTTTTATAGTTCTAATTTACTAACTTAAtacttcaatattttatttaaaaaattttaacgcCAAGTCCTAATGAAATTGTCAAATCCGCATAAATGATTAGCGGTAAGGAGAAGAGATCATTATCTAAgacgattttttttttctttcatactTATTTTACAGACAACATATGTTAagtgaaattagtttaattccTTACTAGCTTTCTCCTACCTTccctatcttttaattatttattcgcTACAACTTTGGTTCTTTCTCCAAGCATTACATACATGCTATTCCAACAAGGAAAGAAACACGTGCAAGAAGTTGTATTGTTTTAGGGTATTCTTCTATTGTCTGCTTCATAAACAAAGGTCATACCCTCACTTATGCGTATCTTAGCAACTTAACCTtgcatttattttaatattttatagtaTGAGATACTTCATAGTTActtgtaaaataatttattaaatatttagttTCTTCTAGTTACGCATTTATGTGCAAATGAGAAATGTCATCTGTGTGTCTCAGAATCTAGGATGTTTTAAACTTTTGTTTCTAAATTACAAAAGGTTAAACCACCAACCATAATGCTATTAATACCAGTGAGTTATGTCCTTCTAGAACCCTTTGTTTAGTTATAATTGGCCTACTTTGTTCCATCCCTAGCAGTCAGAAAGAGTGAACTTCGTGGAAGTATGTTTGAGAAGAGAagtattcaaattcaaacctacCCACCCGTGTATATATGAGTAAAGTACCAACTCGACTTCTGTCCATTTTTAAGAATAACAACGCGACcccttaaaataaaattgatccaCTTCGGTTTCTGTCACTTGATTCCGTCACACAGCGCGGTACCTGTGGATATTTTTCCGTCAACTCTGAACGGAAAATGCTGACGTGTCAGGTTTAGAAATGGACAGGAGTCTAATtgtctctaaatttaaattggttagggatttatttgtccttataattttttaaacaatattttttttagattatttttttatttattatgttaatattcttttttcaataaaattattcaaatttaaaaatatcatttattatgaaactaaataaatcattctcaaatataatttttaaatacataaataataactattaaaattcagttaatacattaataataataaccctatgatatactattagtattatgatctagataatttttcataataaagtGAAAACTAATAAAGACATTACTTGAtatatagtaaaatatttttgagtaataataaatttaattttttatttctttaaactaaattaataattctatttGATATCTTTATACTAAAATACACTATGAATAAACTATTAATACTAAATGAAatcattaaaatataattaatatatgatggAGAGCATTTATAAACTCAATAAATTTAAAgtatcaataatattattaatctattAATAATACATATGATCATAAGGTTATAGAttgataaaaatttatcaataagaataatatagattaattaaaattttaagtatattaaaattcaattaaagagataaaaaatagaattatttcaattagtatttatttatNNNNNNNNNNNNNNNNNNNNNNNNNNNNNNNNNNNNNNNNNNNNNNNNNNNNNNNNNNNNNNNNNNNNNNNNNNTCATagacttattattattaatatattaaccgtattttaatatttattatttatatatttaaaaattatttatttagtttcataataaatgatatttttaaatttaaataatttattaattagtttgtacttattataccatatatttaaattatttattaaaaaaatattaatataataaataaaaaaataatctaaaaaaatattgtttaaaaaattataaagacaaataaatccctaaccaatttaaatttagagacaATTAGACTCATGTCCATTTCTGAACCTGACACGTCAGCATTTTCCGTTCAGAGTTGACGGAAAAATACTCACAGGAACTGCGTTGTGTGACGGAATCAGGGAATAGGGACCGAAGTGGATCGATTTTATTTTGAGGGGTCGCGTTGTCATTCTTGAAAATGGACAGGGGCCAGGTTGATACTTCACtcgtgtatatatatttttatggatAACTATTATTTAATGTCaaataatattatctaatttttttgggatttaattattctgttggtatAGTTTTAcgaaaattttaattaggtctctatactttttttccttttaattgagttcttgcaccaaaattttctttttaattgggtccccacactttt harbors:
- the LOC107471376 gene encoding calcium-dependent protein kinase 26, which codes for MGNNCVGSRDSKEGLFSFSYVASTPFWWSNPTTAILEPPSCTQPVQQNAPQPITIDAHHQHYYKQEEDKQQSRQVVVRPEETPKAKLQSTKRSASAGLRADSVLPRQTGHIKEYFHLGAELGHGQYGTTFLCVEKATGIKYACKSIAKVKLLTDDDVDDVRREIQIMHHLAGSPNVVSIKGAYEDAIAVHVVMELCAGGELFDRIVERGHYTEKKAAKLVRTIVSVVEACHSLGVMHRDLKPENFLFLDVHEDSILKAIDFGMSAFFKPGDKFTDVVGSPYYIAPEVLCKHYGPEADVWSAGVMLYILLCGFPPFWGESEQEIFHEVLNGDLDFSSDPWSSISESAKDLVRGMLVRDPRKRITAHEVLCHPWIQENGVAPDKPLDSTVLSRLKQFSAMNKLKKMALRIIAENLSEEEISGLKEIFKMIDTDNSGQITFEEFKVGLRTFGANLSESEIYDLMQAADVDNSGTIEYGEFIAATMHLNKVKREEHLVTAFSYFDKDGSGYITQDELQQACEEFGMEDVSLDEIIREADQNNDGRIDYNEFVAMMQRGDTDLGKTGVKGSTSFRIGFREALSVC